The following coding sequences are from one Hippopotamus amphibius kiboko isolate mHipAmp2 chromosome 9, mHipAmp2.hap2, whole genome shotgun sequence window:
- the CDIP1 gene encoding cell death-inducing p53-target protein 1 isoform X1 — protein sequence MSNEPPPPYPGGPTAPLLEEKSGAPPTPGRTSPAVMQPPPGMSLPPADIGPPPYEPPGHPVPQPGFIPPHVNADGTYMPPGFYPPPGPHPPMGYYPPGPYPPGPYPGSGGHTATVLVPSGAATTVTVLQGEIFEGAPVQTVCPHCQQAITTKISYEIGLMNFVLGFFCCFMGCDLGCCLIPCLINDFKDVTHTCPSCKAYIYTYKRLC from the exons ATGTCGAATGAGCCACCCCCTCCTTACCCTGGGGGCCCCACAGCCCCCCTTCTGGAGGAGAAAAGTGGAGCTCCACCCACCCCAG GCCGCACCTCCCCAGCTGTGATGCAGCCCCCACCGGGCATGTCACTGCCCCCTGCAGACATTGGCCCCCCACCCTATGAGCCGCCAGGTCACCCAGTGCCCCAGCCTGGCTTCATCCCCCCACATGTGAATGCAGACGGTACTTACATGCCTCCAG GTTTCTACCCTCCTCCAGGCCCCCATCCACCCATGGGCTACTACCCACCAGGGCCCTACCCGCCGGGGCCTTACCCTGGCTCTGGGGGCCATACGGCCACGGTGCTGGTCCCTTCAGGGGCGGCCACCACAGTGACAGTGCTGCAAGGAGAGATCTTTGAGGGTGCGCCCGTGCAGACGGTGTGTCCCCACTGCCAGCAGGCCATCACCACCAAGATCTCCTACGAGATCGGCCTGATGAACTTCGTGCTGGGCTTCTTCTGCTGCTTCATGGG GTGTGACCTGGGCTGCTGTTTGATCCCCTGCCTCATCAACGATTTCAAGGATGTGACGCACACGTGCCCCAGCTGCAAAGCCTACATCTACACGTACAAGCGCCTCTGCTAA
- the CDIP1 gene encoding cell death-inducing p53-target protein 1 isoform X2 — MQPPPGMSLPPADIGPPPYEPPGHPVPQPGFIPPHVNADGTYMPPGFYPPPGPHPPMGYYPPGPYPPGPYPGSGGHTATVLVPSGAATTVTVLQGEIFEGAPVQTVCPHCQQAITTKISYEIGLMNFVLGFFCCFMGCDLGCCLIPCLINDFKDVTHTCPSCKAYIYTYKRLC; from the exons ATGCAGCCCCCACCGGGCATGTCACTGCCCCCTGCAGACATTGGCCCCCCACCCTATGAGCCGCCAGGTCACCCAGTGCCCCAGCCTGGCTTCATCCCCCCACATGTGAATGCAGACGGTACTTACATGCCTCCAG GTTTCTACCCTCCTCCAGGCCCCCATCCACCCATGGGCTACTACCCACCAGGGCCCTACCCGCCGGGGCCTTACCCTGGCTCTGGGGGCCATACGGCCACGGTGCTGGTCCCTTCAGGGGCGGCCACCACAGTGACAGTGCTGCAAGGAGAGATCTTTGAGGGTGCGCCCGTGCAGACGGTGTGTCCCCACTGCCAGCAGGCCATCACCACCAAGATCTCCTACGAGATCGGCCTGATGAACTTCGTGCTGGGCTTCTTCTGCTGCTTCATGGG GTGTGACCTGGGCTGCTGTTTGATCCCCTGCCTCATCAACGATTTCAAGGATGTGACGCACACGTGCCCCAGCTGCAAAGCCTACATCTACACGTACAAGCGCCTCTGCTAA